The Solicola gregarius DNA window CGATCGCGGTCATGAGGTCGCTCCTACGGTCGCGTGGTACTCCACGCTGTCTGCGGTCAAGGTCATGAAGGCGTCCTCCAGGGAGGACCGAACCAAGGTCAGCTCGTGCAGGTGGAGGCCGGCAGAGCCGGCGAGATCGCCGATCTGCGCCGCCGATCGGCCCTGCACGTGCAGTTCGTCGCCGTCGATCGACACCTCGCAGTGCTCGCGTCGCAGCAGCTCGGCGAGTCGGCCGCGCTCCGGCGCCTTGATCCGTACGTACGACGCGGCGTGGTCGGAGATGAAGTCCGCCATGCTGCAGTCGGCGAGGATCTGTCCGCGCCCGACCACCAGCAGGTGCTCGGCGGTCACCGCCATCTCGGACATCAGGTGGCTGGACACGAAGACCGTGCGGCCCTCCGCTGCGAGCCGCTGCATCAGCCCGCGTACCCAGCGGATGCCCTCCGGGTCGAGGCCGTTGACCGGCTCGTCCAGGACGACGACCGGAGGGTCACCGATCAGGGCGGCGGCGATGCCGAGGCGTTGGCCCATGCCGAGCGAGAACCGGCCCGCGCGATTGTCAGCGACCGACTCCAGCCCGACCAGGCCGAGCACCTCGTCGACGCGTTTCATCGGGATGCCGTTGCTTGCCGCCATCCAGCGAAGGTGATCGCGGGCCGTACGACCGGGGTGGATCGCGTGTGCGTCGATGAGCGCTCCGACCTCGCGCAACGGGGCGGGCAGGTCGTGGTAGCGCCGGCCCGCGACCGTGACGCTGCCGCTCGTCGGGCGGTCGAGCCCGAGGATCATCCGCATGGTTGTCGACTTCCCGGCGCCGTTCGGTCCGAGGAAGCCGGTCACCCGACCGGGCTCGACGGCGAAGTCGATCGAGTCGACCGCGCGGGTCGGCCCGTACGTCTTGGTGAGTGCGTTCGCGACGATCATGATGCGACCGTCCACAGGAGTCGTGTGTTCATGTCGTACAGCGTCGTTCGGACGTACCCCCGAGCACATCGGGGACGGCCCCAGAGCCGACCCCGAGTGACCCCTGAGCCGCCGGGGCGTAACTCGGGGTATCCGTCAGTCGCCGAAGATGCCGCCGTCGTGACGATGCGCCCGGCCAGACGGGTCGATCTGGAAGTGTTGCCAGTCGGCGCTTCCCAGCCAGCCGAACCCGGCCCGACGCATTGCGCGTACGACGCCCTGCGCACCGGAGCGGTACGTGATGCGATGCGGGCGCGAGCGGAAGTTCCACCAGCGATTGGGTTTGAAGCCGCGCGCGGACCGGTACGGGTTCTCCCAGGTATTGATGTCGATCGAGCGCCCGAGACTGTGCGGGCTCAGATCGCTCGGACTGCCGACGATGCCGCGGCAGTTGAACGCCGAGGTGTTGCCGGCCCCCATCGACTTGAGGTCGTTGGCGCCGTGTAGCTTCCGGCTCCAACCGAACCGGTCGACTCGGAACATGTGCCGGATCGGAAACCTGCCACGATAGATCCCTCGGAAGGCACGTACGGTGTTGCGGGCGATCGAGCGATGGACGACCAGCTCTCCACGATGCCGGTAGCCGTCGTAGCCCCAGTAGTTCATCCGGATGAGCCGCAGCTTGCGTCGCCCGACCGGGCAGCCACGATGCCAGCTGCGGCCGGTCATCGACCGCCACACCTTCGTTGGGATGCGCATGACGTGTGGATGCATCCCCCGCGCCGTGGGCCGCGGCTGCCGAGGCAGCCGGATGCGAGGGCGCGGCGCCTTCTTCGGAAGCTTCACCGGCGCGATACGTACGCCCGCCGACGCCGCGTGGGTCGTGGGTCCAACGCGTTCGTTGCTCGCGGGAGCTCCGGCCGGACCGACGACGGCGCCACCGACGGCGAGCGCGACGGCGCTCGTCATGAGCAGGGTCCGACGGGTGATCGCCCGCATACCGCCTCCCATGGCCGACCTGCCGAGTCAACCACGCCTCGGACCGGACCGCTCGGAAACCGCCCCGCATCACCTTGACGCCACAGTGATGCTTGCGTTGACGTCATTGTGGTGTCATGATGACGTCATGAACCTTTCGCAGTACGTCGAGCGTCTCCGCGCCGACCTGACCGACGCAGCGGCGGCCGGCGACGACGAGATCCGCTCCGCCGCGGAGCGGTTGGCCCAGGCGCTGAGCCCGTCGACCCGGATGGTGATGCTCGAGGCGCTGTCCGACGCGACCGCCGAGATCACCAGCGAGCTCGAGCAGGCGACGGTCGAGGTACGGCTCAAGGGTCGTGAGCCCGAGTTCGTCGTGAGCGAGGTCTACTCCGAGCCGGTGGCCCCACCTCCTCCTCCGACGCCTCCGACACCCCCGCCGGCGCCGGGCGCCGACGACGCCGAGAGCGACGTGGTCGCCCGCGTGACGGTCCGGATCCCGGAATGGCTCAAGGCACGCGCCGAAGACCTCGCGACGGAGCAGGCGCAGTCGCTCAACGCATGGATCGTCAACGCCATCAAGTCGGCATCTGGCGATCGAGCCGTCAACATCGATCTCGATCTCGGCTCGGGCCGGATCAACGTGGGCCATCCGTACGGCCCTCGCTCCCGACGCGTCCAAGGCTGGGCGCGCTAGCCGACACCACACCGACAACCCAACGCAGGGCGTACGCGCCGTGCGGCGGGTTCGTACACCCGAAAGAGGCACCACATGCACACCTTCGACACTCCCTCACCGGTTCAGCTGCGGGTGAGCAACCGCGCCGGGCGCGTTTCGATCGAGGCCGCCGACGTCACCGAGTCGACCGTGGAGCTCACCGCGCTGAGCCCCGAGGCGGACGAGGCGATTGCGGAGGCGATCGTCGAGCAGCGCGGCTCGCATATCGTCGTGGATCTTCCCCGCGGACGGCCGGGCCTGTTCCGCTCCCGCAGTCCGAAGGTCGCGATCGACATCACGGTGCCGACCGGGTCGAACCTCCGCGCCAGCCTGCAGTCCTCCGACCTGCGTACGACCGGCGCGTTGAACGACGCCCATGTCGAGGTCGGTTCGGGCGACATCGTCATGGACACCACCACCGGCTCGGCCCGGCTGCAGAACGGATCGGGCGACGTCCAGATCGAGCAGTGCCACGGCGACATCGTGGTGACCTTGGGCTCCGGCGACGTCCGCGTCGGCACCGTGCGCGGCAAGGCACAGACGCGAAGCGGGAGCGGCGACGTGACGATCGAACACGCCAAGGGTGTCGTGACGGCGGCGTCGGGTTCGGGAGACATAGCCGTGAGTTCGAGCGACTCCGGACTCACCGCGAAGACAGGGTCGGGCGATGTCCGGGTGCACAGGGCGCGGTCGGGCGAGGTCCGGGTGACAACCGCCTCGGGCGATGTCGACGTCTCGGTCGATCACGGCACCGCCGTGTGGCTCGATCTGAACACCCTCAGCGGCGCAGTACGTAACGAGCTCGACGCGATCGACGGTCCCGACGAGACCGAGCAACAGCTGAAACTCCGAGTCAAGACCGCCAGCGGCGACATCTCCGTCGCCCGCTCGTAGACACCACGAAGAATTGGAGAGGACCGTGATCAGGCCCATGAACCACACGATCGAGATGATCGCCGCTCAGTACGAGACGTACGTTCGCGACCAGGCGAGGCGCCACCGTGCGTACGACGACGAGTTCGAACCGTCGACCCGCCGACGCCGTTCGAAGGCCAACCAGCGGATCGCCGGCGCGACCGACCCGAGCGAGCTCTGAGGTGCCGTCAGATCTTCGTACGGTGGAAGTTCGCGTACGACCGCGACGGTGTCGGACCCCGCTGGCCCTGGTACCGCGAGCCGTACTTCGCCGTCCCGTAAGGATGGTCTGCGGGAGAGCTGAGCCGGAAGAAGCAAAGCTGCCCGATCTTCATCCCGGGGTACAGCTTGA harbors:
- a CDS encoding ABC transporter ATP-binding protein; translated protein: MIVANALTKTYGPTRAVDSIDFAVEPGRVTGFLGPNGAGKSTTMRMILGLDRPTSGSVTVAGRRYHDLPAPLREVGALIDAHAIHPGRTARDHLRWMAASNGIPMKRVDEVLGLVGLESVADNRAGRFSLGMGQRLGIAAALIGDPPVVVLDEPVNGLDPEGIRWVRGLMQRLAAEGRTVFVSSHLMSEMAVTAEHLLVVGRGQILADCSMADFISDHAASYVRIKAPERGRLAELLRREHCEVSIDGDELHVQGRSAAQIGDLAGSAGLHLHELTLVRSSLEDAFMTLTADSVEYHATVGATS
- a CDS encoding toxin-antitoxin system HicB family antitoxin; amino-acid sequence: MNLSQYVERLRADLTDAAAAGDDEIRSAAERLAQALSPSTRMVMLEALSDATAEITSELEQATVEVRLKGREPEFVVSEVYSEPVAPPPPPTPPTPPPAPGADDAESDVVARVTVRIPEWLKARAEDLATEQAQSLNAWIVNAIKSASGDRAVNIDLDLGSGRINVGHPYGPRSRRVQGWAR
- a CDS encoding M15 family metallopeptidase, yielding MRAITRRTLLMTSAVALAVGGAVVGPAGAPASNERVGPTTHAASAGVRIAPVKLPKKAPRPRIRLPRQPRPTARGMHPHVMRIPTKVWRSMTGRSWHRGCPVGRRKLRLIRMNYWGYDGYRHRGELVVHRSIARNTVRAFRGIYRGRFPIRHMFRVDRFGWSRKLHGANDLKSMGAGNTSAFNCRGIVGSPSDLSPHSLGRSIDINTWENPYRSARGFKPNRWWNFRSRPHRITYRSGAQGVVRAMRRAGFGWLGSADWQHFQIDPSGRAHRHDGGIFGD
- a CDS encoding DUF4097 family beta strand repeat-containing protein produces the protein MHTFDTPSPVQLRVSNRAGRVSIEAADVTESTVELTALSPEADEAIAEAIVEQRGSHIVVDLPRGRPGLFRSRSPKVAIDITVPTGSNLRASLQSSDLRTTGALNDAHVEVGSGDIVMDTTTGSARLQNGSGDVQIEQCHGDIVVTLGSGDVRVGTVRGKAQTRSGSGDVTIEHAKGVVTAASGSGDIAVSSSDSGLTAKTGSGDVRVHRARSGEVRVTTASGDVDVSVDHGTAVWLDLNTLSGAVRNELDAIDGPDETEQQLKLRVKTASGDISVARS